The proteins below are encoded in one region of Streptomyces marianii:
- a CDS encoding amidohydrolase family protein: protein MTNDNRHIVISADCHAGADLKQYRDYLDPAYVEDFDDWAKNFVIPYEDMKGRNASRNWDSSRRLSELESDGIVAEVIYPNTVPPFFASSSLASSQGAVASARDLEYRWAGLKAHNRWLLEFCQDAPGRRAGVFQVMLHDVDAAVAEVKWAREAGLTGGVLLPGAPPGSGVPPLYRHSSYDKLWEVCTELEVPVNCHGGGAGPRTGSTQLDDMFFLLDLRWWDISRFRHLVLGGVLERHPGLKVILTESGIGWIPRELRKMDRIFDSMRGKGGGTDMAYDADSAIDDLSLRPSEYWHRQCHAGATFMHPSEVGIRDQIGIDKILWGSDYPHLEASYPYSKAAIQAALKGLPVAEAEKILSGNAARMYGFDLTRLRAVAEEVGPGHNEVFEGVDLSELPADAAGCPAFAGLVSGSAKTRMGDNRGAGK, encoded by the coding sequence ATGACGAACGATAACCGTCACATCGTGATCTCCGCGGACTGTCACGCGGGGGCAGACCTCAAGCAGTACCGGGACTATCTGGATCCCGCCTACGTCGAGGATTTCGACGACTGGGCGAAGAACTTCGTGATCCCTTACGAGGACATGAAGGGTCGGAACGCCTCCCGGAACTGGGACTCGTCGCGACGCCTGAGCGAGTTGGAGTCGGACGGGATCGTGGCGGAGGTCATCTACCCGAATACGGTTCCCCCGTTCTTCGCCTCGTCCTCGCTGGCAAGCAGCCAAGGAGCGGTGGCGAGTGCGCGTGACCTGGAGTACCGCTGGGCCGGCCTCAAAGCACACAACAGGTGGCTTCTGGAGTTCTGTCAGGACGCCCCCGGGCGCCGAGCCGGTGTGTTCCAGGTCATGCTGCACGACGTCGACGCGGCCGTGGCGGAGGTGAAATGGGCCCGCGAGGCCGGACTGACGGGCGGCGTCCTGCTGCCGGGCGCACCGCCCGGATCGGGTGTCCCCCCGCTCTACCGTCACTCCTCCTACGACAAGCTGTGGGAAGTCTGCACGGAGCTTGAGGTCCCGGTCAATTGCCATGGCGGCGGCGCGGGCCCACGAACCGGATCGACGCAGCTCGACGACATGTTCTTCCTCCTGGACCTGCGGTGGTGGGACATCAGCAGGTTCCGTCATCTGGTGCTGGGAGGCGTGTTGGAGCGGCACCCGGGGCTGAAGGTCATCCTCACCGAGTCCGGCATCGGCTGGATTCCCAGGGAGCTGCGGAAGATGGATCGCATCTTCGATTCCATGCGCGGCAAGGGCGGCGGCACTGACATGGCGTACGACGCCGACAGCGCGATTGACGACCTTTCCCTGCGGCCGAGCGAGTACTGGCACCGTCAGTGCCACGCAGGTGCCACCTTCATGCATCCCTCCGAGGTCGGAATCCGGGATCAGATCGGCATCGACAAGATTTTGTGGGGGAGCGACTACCCGCACCTGGAAGCCTCGTATCCGTACTCCAAGGCCGCCATTCAGGCAGCGCTCAAAGGCCTTCCGGTCGCCGAGGCGGAGAAGATCCTGTCCGGGAACGCGGCACGTATGTACGGCTTCGATCTCACCCGCCTGCGGGCTGTCGCCGAAGAGGTGGGCCCGGGGCATAACGAGGTGTTCGAGGGAGTGGACCTCTCAGAGCTTCCGGCCGACGCCGCAGGCTGCCCCGCGTTCGCGGGCCTCGTGAGCGGATCCGCGAAGACGCGCATGGGGGACAACCGTGGGGCCGGCAAGTAG
- a CDS encoding GNAT family N-acetyltransferase: MKNKYSVTLAPVTRDDYEIISKWTSSKTWVYASGIQAYMSPTDVETFLNRIDDEFLLVCTDDDQAIGVVSWKQTDTPGNYVVGSMIGDPEMWGAGFGLESVILLVGMLFDSRNAHRVEFNCGVFNRGAVENFCSGIMKIEGILRDYFFLDGQYYDALIGSILRDEYYALREPSSIIPPAEKAAARLVLDEFIKQNPILPYSEPGK, encoded by the coding sequence ATGAAGAATAAGTACTCTGTAACGCTGGCTCCCGTAACTCGGGACGACTACGAGATTATTTCGAAGTGGACCTCCTCGAAGACCTGGGTATACGCTTCCGGAATCCAGGCATACATGAGCCCGACCGACGTGGAGACTTTCCTCAATCGCATCGACGACGAGTTTTTGCTTGTCTGCACGGATGACGATCAGGCGATTGGAGTCGTCAGCTGGAAACAGACCGACACTCCGGGCAACTACGTAGTGGGATCCATGATCGGTGACCCCGAAATGTGGGGAGCCGGATTCGGCCTGGAATCTGTGATTCTTCTCGTGGGGATGCTGTTCGATTCACGAAATGCCCATCGGGTTGAGTTCAACTGCGGTGTCTTCAACAGGGGTGCCGTCGAGAATTTCTGCTCCGGAATCATGAAGATCGAAGGTATCCTCAGGGATTACTTCTTTCTTGATGGGCAGTACTACGACGCCCTCATCGGTTCCATACTCAGAGATGAGTACTATGCGCTGAGGGAACCGTCATCCATCATTCCGCCTGCTGAAAAGGCTGCGGCGCGGCTCGTCCTCGACGAGTTCATCAAGCAGAACCCGATACTGCCGTACAGCGAACCGGGCAAGTGA
- a CDS encoding condensation domain-containing protein, giving the protein MNVVDQDGFPLTAGQLQHYHMMKGNPELRTAIWSSYRISGALVIDRFIDSVDVLVARHEALRTEIVQEPGGKVRQRVVGPPDRARLLTCERVLSRSEDQFNRYIRHLVASEQTKGWDAGALPFRFRLFQYAPTVHAFVAGFSHIAVDGVGNEILMRDLMSIYREAMRGHVPSGPPRQRFVESAVRQAAALERRTRRAKAYDLSGVPPVTQFQTGSLGPRVDTGTLSRNSRFSLADEELAALRQLADQHGCTEFHWILAAFAMTIFQFTQQDRLKISIPVNLRSAADRDVVGMYVVAVPVVINRPADLDHVRRYPREVGTAMLRATAMYQMDSPELLDESLAAQSEGWGARCLHDLTINYRKMLRVSRRSFAQMDWSEYQAQIDYSFPGVGLRILSFGDALDVHAVLNSRVFSDDTASGLVEALRENLTSPDCWTKRRTQAVPGEVVALKDASGSTVVSANVGKVEEALLRHPLVRTASVFRETGRSGETYLCADVGVREGMTEDSLREYLLELGAHSSEVLAPSRISASPATS; this is encoded by the coding sequence ATGAACGTCGTTGATCAAGACGGGTTCCCGCTGACTGCCGGTCAGTTGCAGCACTATCACATGATGAAGGGGAACCCGGAACTGCGTACGGCGATCTGGTCGTCGTACCGAATATCAGGTGCCCTGGTCATCGACAGGTTCATCGACAGCGTCGATGTCCTGGTGGCCAGGCATGAGGCACTGCGCACCGAGATCGTTCAGGAACCTGGCGGGAAGGTGCGGCAACGGGTCGTGGGCCCGCCGGACCGAGCCCGCCTGCTCACGTGCGAGAGGGTTCTCAGCAGATCAGAGGACCAGTTCAATCGCTACATCCGGCATTTGGTGGCGAGTGAGCAGACGAAGGGGTGGGATGCGGGAGCGCTTCCCTTCAGGTTCAGACTCTTTCAGTACGCTCCCACCGTCCATGCGTTCGTCGCCGGCTTCTCCCACATAGCGGTCGACGGTGTCGGCAACGAGATTCTCATGCGCGATCTTATGAGCATCTATCGAGAAGCCATGAGAGGACACGTCCCCTCCGGTCCGCCGCGCCAGAGGTTCGTGGAGTCTGCGGTGCGCCAGGCTGCCGCCCTTGAACGGCGGACGCGTAGAGCCAAGGCGTACGATCTTTCCGGGGTACCCCCGGTCACTCAGTTTCAGACCGGTTCCCTGGGGCCGCGAGTGGACACCGGCACGCTGAGCCGGAATTCCAGGTTCTCGCTCGCCGACGAAGAGCTTGCCGCGTTGCGGCAGCTGGCCGATCAACACGGGTGCACAGAGTTCCACTGGATCCTGGCCGCCTTCGCCATGACGATCTTCCAGTTCACCCAGCAGGATAGACTGAAGATCTCCATTCCCGTGAACCTGCGCAGCGCGGCGGATCGCGACGTCGTCGGAATGTACGTCGTTGCCGTCCCCGTGGTGATCAACAGGCCCGCGGACCTGGATCACGTGCGGCGGTACCCCAGAGAAGTGGGAACCGCCATGCTCCGTGCCACCGCGATGTACCAGATGGACAGTCCGGAGCTCCTCGATGAGTCGCTGGCGGCTCAGAGCGAGGGATGGGGGGCCCGGTGCCTGCACGATCTCACCATCAACTACCGCAAAATGTTGCGAGTGAGCCGTCGTTCGTTCGCTCAGATGGACTGGAGCGAGTATCAGGCTCAGATCGACTACTCCTTCCCAGGCGTGGGGCTGCGGATCCTGAGTTTCGGGGATGCATTGGACGTCCACGCGGTCCTGAACTCCAGGGTGTTCTCGGACGACACTGCGAGCGGGCTCGTTGAAGCCCTCAGGGAGAACCTCACCTCCCCGGACTGCTGGACCAAGAGACGTACCCAGGCCGTACCAGGAGAGGTAGTGGCGCTAAAGGACGCCAGCGGGTCCACCGTTGTCTCGGCGAACGTCGGGAAGGTGGAAGAGGCACTGCTCCGGCACCCGCTTGTCAGGACGGCTTCCGTATTCCGCGAAACCGGAAGATCCGGTGAGACGTACCTGTGCGCCGACGTCGGCGTTCGCGAGGGGATGACCGAGGATTCCCTTCGTGAGTACCTCCTGGAGCTCGGTGCCCACTCGTCCGAGGTGCTCGCTCCCAGCAGGATCTCGGCTTCTCCGGCAACATCCTGA
- a CDS encoding peptidase domain-containing ABC transporter: MRVVPSIRRRRAVPVQLQSQVSDCGPASLFMTLRYHGINVSLEQLRLDTGCGRDGVSARTLLTTARSYGLPGRGVRSSLAGLGGLPAGSILFWKFNHFVVLERALRSHVYVVDPAYGRRRLRMEDASRLFTGVALEFDSPIPSEAGKGTDYRPRSPWRYLAFFFPRSRKWIYLTMMSLAILLFGLVAPLVTAYVVENRGLGGSLGPVQAIGAVAVSAVSFFLLQLFRGIVILELQTAAEKRVTLGIFNRLLSLPYAFFSRRAPVDLALRVRTSSAVRHVLTNSMVSAAFDGVLVLSYLAMLMVADLGTALWVLGLVVLQTGVLAMAWRHQVYLSADALECQAEADSELNEVLEGIETVKSGGLDQVMGQRWANSLVEELNARTRGRRHFTLISSFVLAAQFTAPLCVLAIGAAKVANGDLTLGAMTAFTSLSIGVFMPLTNLVLSGLQVAGVKAPLTRLGDIFDAEPDQLGSAGSASFSDQADLRLEGVGFVYPGATDAAVSDVDLVVTARSFVAVLGASGCGKSTLAMILSGLYVPNDGRILIGADSFADIDRASLRRSISFVNQDARVFAGSIRQNITMGAPDATEADLEWAASVAHIHDDIMKMPMAYETLLGSGGAGLSGGQRQRVSLARALIRRPRVLILDEATSALDRLTEERVIASIRELGCTLIVITHRLAAAVDADEIVVLDGGRIVQRGRHNELRFAQGQYRDLAASSEVLDRL, from the coding sequence ATGCGTGTTGTGCCGAGTATCCGCAGGCGGCGTGCCGTGCCGGTCCAACTCCAGTCGCAGGTGAGCGACTGCGGGCCTGCGAGTCTCTTCATGACGCTGCGCTACCACGGTATCAATGTCAGTCTGGAACAACTGCGTCTCGACACTGGTTGTGGCCGCGATGGTGTATCGGCCCGAACTCTCCTGACCACGGCCCGGAGCTACGGGCTACCGGGTCGTGGAGTCCGGTCATCCCTAGCGGGCCTGGGAGGTCTCCCGGCCGGGAGTATCCTATTCTGGAAGTTCAACCACTTCGTTGTCCTTGAACGTGCCTTGCGCAGCCACGTCTACGTCGTCGATCCCGCCTATGGGCGCCGACGACTGCGCATGGAGGATGCCAGCCGACTCTTTACCGGCGTAGCGCTTGAGTTCGACTCGCCAATCCCCTCCGAGGCCGGCAAGGGCACTGACTACCGGCCTCGGAGCCCCTGGCGGTATCTCGCCTTTTTCTTCCCGCGGTCGAGGAAGTGGATCTACCTGACCATGATGTCGCTGGCCATCCTGCTCTTCGGCCTGGTGGCACCGCTGGTCACGGCTTATGTCGTTGAGAATCGCGGGCTCGGGGGGAGCCTGGGACCCGTCCAGGCCATCGGGGCCGTGGCCGTGTCTGCGGTCTCCTTCTTCCTGCTTCAACTCTTCCGGGGAATCGTGATCCTTGAACTGCAGACGGCCGCGGAGAAACGGGTGACGCTCGGGATCTTCAACAGACTGCTCTCCCTTCCGTACGCCTTCTTCTCGAGGCGTGCCCCGGTAGATCTGGCCCTGCGAGTGAGAACGAGCAGTGCCGTGCGGCATGTGCTGACCAACAGCATGGTTTCCGCGGCCTTCGACGGCGTGCTGGTTCTTTCCTATCTGGCCATGCTGATGGTGGCGGATCTCGGCACCGCCCTGTGGGTCCTGGGTCTCGTCGTGCTACAAACGGGAGTTCTGGCCATGGCATGGCGGCATCAGGTCTATCTCTCCGCCGACGCGTTGGAGTGTCAGGCCGAGGCTGACAGTGAGTTGAATGAGGTGCTGGAGGGCATCGAAACGGTCAAGAGCGGTGGCCTTGACCAAGTGATGGGGCAGCGGTGGGCAAACTCTCTGGTGGAAGAGCTGAACGCCCGGACGAGGGGGCGCCGGCACTTCACCCTCATATCGTCCTTCGTTCTCGCGGCCCAGTTCACGGCACCTCTGTGTGTGCTGGCCATCGGCGCCGCCAAGGTGGCGAACGGCGATCTCACGCTGGGGGCGATGACGGCATTCACGTCCCTTTCCATCGGGGTCTTCATGCCGCTGACGAATCTGGTGCTGTCAGGGCTTCAAGTCGCCGGCGTCAAGGCTCCCTTGACCCGCCTGGGCGACATCTTCGACGCAGAGCCCGATCAGCTCGGCTCGGCGGGCTCCGCTTCCTTCTCGGATCAGGCCGATCTGAGACTCGAAGGAGTGGGCTTCGTCTACCCGGGTGCGACAGATGCGGCCGTGTCGGACGTAGATCTCGTCGTGACGGCTCGTAGTTTCGTGGCCGTCCTCGGGGCTTCCGGATGCGGCAAATCGACGTTGGCCATGATTCTGTCCGGATTGTACGTGCCGAATGACGGCCGAATTCTCATCGGCGCGGATTCCTTTGCCGATATCGATCGGGCCTCCCTCAGGCGGTCCATATCTTTCGTCAACCAGGATGCACGGGTCTTCGCCGGGTCGATACGTCAGAACATTACGATGGGGGCGCCTGATGCCACAGAAGCCGATTTGGAGTGGGCGGCGAGTGTGGCGCACATTCATGACGACATCATGAAAATGCCGATGGCTTACGAGACGCTGTTGGGCTCGGGAGGGGCGGGGTTGTCCGGCGGTCAGAGGCAGCGTGTCTCCCTGGCACGTGCGCTGATCCGCCGCCCCAGGGTCCTCATCCTCGACGAGGCGACAAGTGCGCTGGACCGGTTGACTGAGGAGCGGGTCATCGCGAGCATCCGCGAGCTGGGCTGCACCCTGATCGTGATCACTCACCGCTTGGCGGCGGCGGTGGATGCGGACGAGATCGTCGTCCTCGACGGTGGGCGCATCGTGCAGCGCGGCCGTCATAATGAGCTCCGCTTCGCCCAGGGACAGTACCGTGACCTCGCCGCCTCTTCCGAGGTGCTGGACCGTCTGTGA
- a CDS encoding MupA/Atu3671 family FMN-dependent luciferase-like monooxygenase, whose protein sequence is MDFSLLYFVNRETVDASREYELLFETAKFADQHDFTAVWLPERHFHPFGGAYPNPALAAAALAARTRKVRLRAGSVVMPLHDPLSVVEDWSFVDNISHGRVDMALAVGWNPNDFTLAPERYDVRREYTFEAIGEIRDLWAGKKVRRRNGHGKEVDISTYPRPVQPEPRLWFTCSSNPESFKEAGARGLSVLTALLFQSTDELAASIKNYRASRERSGHDPATGTVTLMLHTFVGEDDAAVKELVRQPFTDYLLSSIDLWKAQWSDLNRSHPRRLAKLAFERYFHRAALFGSVERCTAFARDLRAAGVDEIASLVDFGVADSDVLSMLPRLDEVRRNLRTHPAATAV, encoded by the coding sequence GTGGATTTCAGCCTACTCTATTTCGTCAATCGAGAGACGGTAGACGCCTCGCGGGAATATGAGCTCCTGTTCGAGACCGCAAAATTCGCCGACCAACATGATTTCACGGCGGTCTGGCTGCCTGAGCGACACTTCCACCCGTTTGGTGGTGCCTATCCGAATCCCGCGCTCGCCGCCGCGGCACTCGCCGCGAGGACACGCAAGGTACGGCTGAGGGCCGGCAGCGTCGTCATGCCGTTGCATGACCCATTGTCAGTGGTCGAAGACTGGTCCTTCGTGGACAATATTTCCCACGGACGGGTCGACATGGCACTGGCTGTCGGATGGAATCCCAATGACTTCACACTGGCTCCCGAGCGTTATGACGTACGAAGAGAGTACACTTTTGAGGCGATAGGCGAGATAAGAGATCTATGGGCAGGAAAGAAGGTACGGCGGCGCAACGGACACGGGAAGGAGGTGGACATATCTACGTACCCCCGGCCCGTCCAGCCCGAACCCCGCCTCTGGTTCACCTGCTCCTCGAACCCGGAGTCGTTTAAGGAGGCAGGCGCCCGGGGACTCAGCGTCCTCACCGCCCTCCTTTTCCAGAGCACGGACGAACTGGCCGCGAGCATCAAGAACTACCGGGCCTCCCGCGAGCGGAGCGGCCATGATCCTGCCACCGGCACGGTCACGCTCATGCTGCACACATTCGTCGGGGAAGACGACGCCGCCGTCAAGGAATTGGTGCGGCAGCCCTTCACAGACTATCTCCTCTCTTCCATCGACCTGTGGAAGGCGCAGTGGAGCGACCTCAACAGGAGCCACCCGCGGCGTCTGGCCAAGCTGGCCTTCGAACGTTACTTTCACCGCGCCGCACTGTTCGGGTCCGTCGAACGGTGCACGGCGTTCGCGCGTGATCTCCGGGCTGCCGGGGTGGACGAGATCGCCTCCTTGGTGGATTTTGGGGTCGCAGACTCCGATGTCCTCTCCATGCTTCCTCGTCTCGATGAGGTACGGCGCAATCTGCGGACGCACCCGGCCGCTACCGCAGTCTGA
- a CDS encoding helix-turn-helix domain-containing protein yields MDAVDALPEDDLEAVVSAIGDLLPQVGMAHDDLDIDAVTYATGIAQDKVKAVLRGDKLDPKELDASLPDRLAFLRETRRRDDGERYTYDQLAERAHVSKALISALFSGTRNPGVPVAGALEDFFRVEPRFLTLSGRRVLARALKPIEQSLITLSLLRGAGVSRWAMRSSIATQDDKLGRALQDAIAEALSAPKAQSDPRGAGAHRPNESGTRP; encoded by the coding sequence ATGGATGCCGTTGACGCGTTGCCTGAGGATGACCTTGAGGCGGTGGTCTCGGCTATCGGCGACCTGCTCCCGCAGGTCGGCATGGCGCACGACGACCTCGACATCGACGCGGTCACCTACGCGACGGGCATCGCACAGGACAAGGTGAAGGCCGTACTCCGCGGCGACAAACTCGATCCGAAGGAACTCGACGCCTCGCTGCCGGATCGCCTGGCCTTCCTGCGTGAGACGCGCCGCCGGGACGACGGCGAGCGGTACACGTACGATCAGCTTGCCGAGCGGGCCCACGTCAGTAAAGCGCTCATCAGCGCTCTCTTCAGCGGGACGCGGAATCCGGGTGTTCCTGTGGCTGGGGCGCTGGAGGACTTCTTCAGGGTTGAGCCGAGATTCCTGACGCTCAGCGGCCGGCGTGTCCTGGCCAGGGCGCTCAAGCCGATCGAGCAGAGCCTGATCACCTTGAGTCTGCTCCGTGGCGCCGGCGTGAGCCGGTGGGCGATGCGGAGCAGCATCGCCACGCAGGACGACAAGCTCGGCCGGGCACTGCAGGACGCGATCGCTGAGGCCCTCTCGGCACCCAAGGCGCAGTCGGATCCCCGAGGAGCAGGAGCTCATCGACCTAACGAGTCAGGTACGCGCCCTTGA
- a CDS encoding helix-turn-helix domain-containing protein: MRQRRKRQDMKRGRVDKDRGKSIRRGLSAKALALCAVMEHNPAAMIDESEHEEELAELLALGLVVKNPYEEGKWFLYDARTVWRNQLTLGLARIRSAVDDIQSLPQLLEKLPKPVDTGDAGVRVFTEKEGIAQALERATAGASKYIWTAQPLERKVPVMEARIPLDVANLERGIALRTIYMESARNRPHQAAWAAAVTEAGGEVRTLSRPFLRMVIIDGTFVLLSNYLDRAPSGEPSRHAAVLVTHSEMTAFLLEVYRMQWREAEPWLSGHDRKLPETAITQRQREIMKGLEANMTHAAIARQLDLGERTVRDEIKYLRDLYGVKGEFALGRAFERHEAARRQRR, translated from the coding sequence ATGCGGCAGCGCCGGAAGCGGCAGGACATGAAGAGGGGCAGAGTGGACAAAGACCGTGGGAAGTCCATCCGGCGGGGGCTGTCAGCGAAGGCCCTTGCGCTGTGCGCCGTCATGGAGCACAACCCGGCCGCCATGATCGATGAGTCGGAGCACGAGGAGGAGCTTGCGGAGCTTCTGGCCCTCGGACTGGTGGTGAAGAACCCATACGAGGAAGGGAAGTGGTTCCTCTACGACGCGAGAACCGTCTGGCGGAACCAGCTCACTCTGGGGCTGGCCAGGATCAGGTCCGCCGTTGACGACATCCAGAGCCTCCCTCAGCTCCTTGAGAAGCTCCCCAAGCCAGTGGACACCGGTGACGCCGGCGTTCGAGTCTTCACAGAGAAGGAGGGGATCGCCCAGGCTCTGGAGAGAGCAACTGCAGGGGCGTCCAAGTACATCTGGACCGCTCAGCCGCTGGAGCGCAAGGTCCCGGTAATGGAAGCACGCATCCCTCTTGATGTCGCGAACCTCGAGAGAGGCATTGCCCTACGCACGATCTACATGGAGAGCGCGCGCAACAGGCCGCATCAGGCAGCATGGGCCGCTGCAGTCACCGAGGCCGGAGGCGAGGTCCGTACGCTGTCACGACCGTTCCTTCGCATGGTCATCATCGACGGCACGTTCGTGCTGCTGTCCAACTATCTGGACCGTGCGCCGAGTGGCGAGCCGAGCCGCCACGCCGCAGTCCTCGTCACCCATTCCGAGATGACCGCGTTCCTGCTCGAGGTCTATCGCATGCAGTGGCGCGAGGCCGAGCCGTGGCTGAGCGGGCATGACCGCAAGCTCCCTGAGACCGCGATCACGCAGCGTCAGCGCGAGATCATGAAGGGGCTGGAAGCCAACATGACCCACGCGGCAATTGCTCGACAGCTCGATCTCGGCGAGCGCACCGTCCGAGATGAGATCAAGTATCTCCGCGACCTCTACGGCGTCAAAGGAGAGTTCGCCCTCGGCAGGGCCTTCGAGCGCCACGAGGCCGCTCGCCGGCAGAGAAGGTAA
- a CDS encoding MAB_1171c family putative transporter, with amino-acid sequence MSEGASNVVYLVMSVASLGIAIWKLAACLRDPTPTLFLTTTNFLVAAAVYAMATPSIYLAIGEALGRPSFATLPVYVGIVTCFAHLHLITLLWSPREERTAGGARRRVTSWTVAYVVAAALMVVTFSTAELTKPADPLKFNTDYAHDPAILLFLTIFLSTLSCTTLSTWRECRGLKLRDTRMQHALRSFGIAMLFVFGYVVCSAPAIALAATGSHALDGIGLLGSTFGVVGALIAYYGLTGAAISAWLRERRDIRALQPLWNLVVEGVDPDLAFSASSARSHRLATNVTFNLHRRVIEILDGIRALRPWVTSEAAEAVYALHQRGLAQQQANEAGLTDRELQAVATAAALLDASERHHAARRSYPFLDHVGRPQEPSGPSAPLPGEDTPAADERDRLLLVAGVLNDPLIAAALREVRAGRSEAAAGRP; translated from the coding sequence GTGTCTGAGGGCGCCTCTAACGTCGTCTATCTGGTCATGTCGGTTGCGAGCCTCGGCATTGCCATCTGGAAGCTCGCAGCTTGCCTGCGCGACCCCACGCCGACCCTCTTCCTGACTACCACGAACTTTCTGGTGGCGGCAGCCGTTTATGCGATGGCAACCCCATCGATCTACCTGGCCATCGGGGAGGCGCTCGGCCGACCCAGCTTTGCGACCTTGCCCGTCTACGTGGGCATCGTGACCTGCTTTGCCCACCTCCACCTCATCACGTTGTTGTGGAGTCCGAGGGAAGAGCGGACAGCCGGCGGGGCGAGGCGCAGAGTAACGTCATGGACGGTGGCGTACGTAGTGGCCGCGGCCCTAATGGTCGTGACGTTCTCCACCGCCGAACTGACCAAACCGGCGGATCCGCTGAAGTTCAACACGGACTACGCACACGATCCGGCCATCCTGCTCTTCCTGACAATCTTCCTCTCCACGCTCTCCTGCACAACCCTGAGCACCTGGCGTGAGTGCCGAGGGCTGAAGCTCAGAGACACGCGCATGCAGCACGCCTTGCGCAGTTTCGGGATCGCGATGCTGTTCGTGTTCGGCTATGTCGTGTGCTCGGCGCCGGCCATTGCGCTGGCGGCGACCGGCAGCCACGCGCTGGACGGAATCGGACTTCTCGGATCTACCTTCGGGGTCGTGGGCGCCCTGATCGCATACTACGGGTTGACCGGAGCCGCGATCAGCGCCTGGCTGCGCGAGCGTCGCGACATCAGGGCCTTGCAGCCCTTGTGGAACCTCGTCGTCGAGGGCGTCGATCCGGACCTCGCCTTCAGTGCAAGCAGCGCCCGCAGCCACCGCCTGGCGACAAACGTGACCTTCAACCTCCACCGGCGGGTGATCGAAATCCTCGACGGGATACGTGCGCTACGACCGTGGGTGACTTCGGAGGCGGCGGAGGCGGTGTACGCCCTGCATCAGCGAGGGCTCGCACAACAGCAGGCGAACGAAGCAGGCCTAACGGACCGGGAACTGCAGGCTGTCGCAACCGCCGCTGCACTGCTTGATGCATCCGAGCGACACCATGCCGCCCGACGGAGTTATCCGTTCCTCGACCACGTCGGCCGGCCGCAGGAGCCTAGCGGGCCGTCGGCGCCCCTCCCAGGCGAAGACACTCCGGCCGCCGATGAGCGCGATCGCCTGCTGCTCGTGGCGGGGGTGCTCAACGACCCCCTGATCGCCGCAGCCCTGCGCGAGGTACGTGCCGGCCGCTCGGAGGCCGCGGCCGGACGGCCCTGA
- a CDS encoding NAD(P)/FAD-dependent oxidoreductase, translating to MDADFVVDAMGRSSRLGTWLQRADWDPAPLSRLRIDLGYATATFHRGDELPDTVIAHSAPGPFSDYQPTLCEPGALTAVEDNRWAVVLAGYSHHRPGRDADGFRARMRRCVAPLREVANNCPMVGDVRPFHFRESQRRNFTRLDRFPGGLAAVGDSVASVNPIYGQGLTLATLQASALSAHLRAGASPHAAAWGYFRRSDAIVNAAWQLATTADLAQPHVTGPYPRGYRLTRWVGDKLTAASVIDPLVNTAFMNVVHMRAHPRTLTRPALLLRAAHVLTGLRRNPPASAT from the coding sequence TTGGACGCCGACTTCGTCGTTGACGCGATGGGCCGCTCCAGCCGACTTGGCACATGGCTGCAGCGGGCCGACTGGGACCCGGCCCCCCTGAGTCGACTGAGAATCGACCTCGGCTACGCCACCGCCACCTTCCACCGCGGCGACGAACTGCCCGACACCGTCATCGCCCACTCGGCTCCCGGTCCGTTCAGTGACTACCAGCCCACCCTCTGCGAACCGGGAGCGCTCACTGCGGTCGAGGACAACCGATGGGCCGTGGTACTGGCCGGCTACAGCCACCACCGCCCCGGGCGGGACGCCGACGGCTTCCGAGCCCGCATGCGTCGGTGTGTCGCGCCCTTGCGCGAAGTGGCGAACAACTGTCCGATGGTCGGAGATGTCCGACCCTTCCACTTCCGGGAGAGCCAGCGGCGGAACTTCACCCGACTCGACCGATTCCCAGGCGGCCTCGCAGCCGTCGGCGACTCCGTCGCATCAGTGAACCCGATCTACGGGCAGGGCCTCACCCTCGCCACCCTCCAGGCCTCCGCGCTGTCCGCCCATCTTCGAGCAGGAGCGTCCCCCCACGCCGCCGCCTGGGGCTACTTCCGCCGGTCCGACGCCATCGTCAACGCGGCCTGGCAGCTGGCGACTACCGCCGACCTCGCCCAGCCCCACGTAACAGGCCCCTATCCACGCGGCTACCGTCTCACCCGTTGGGTTGGCGACAAGCTCACAGCCGCATCCGTCATCGACCCGCTCGTCAACACCGCGTTCATGAACGTGGTGCACATGCGCGCCCACCCGCGCACGCTCACCAGGCCCGCCCTGCTTCTTCGGGCAGCCCACGTACTGACAGGCCTGCGACGAAATCCGCCAGCCAGCGCCACGTAG